The following are encoded together in the Streptomyces rapamycinicus NRRL 5491 genome:
- a CDS encoding helix-turn-helix domain-containing protein yields the protein MPISPSSSAQAAREVVARRLRDLRKSAGLTVVELADRCAWHHSKTSRIENAQTGPSAKDIRAWTSACAVTDQAEDLIAQSLHAESMYTEWRHQVRRGMKQLQDSAVRLFHNTELFRIYSSTMVPGLLQTEGYAAALLSNIADFRGIPFNDGAEAAAARVERSRIVHERGHRFVMLMEEAVLYAQLGDEDAMAAQLGHLLTVGALPQVSLGIIPKATRERRQWPVETFHVYDDTLVSVEFVSAEVNITQPSEIALYLEVFERLRSMAVYGAGARALILKAIEALH from the coding sequence ATGCCCATCTCCCCGTCCTCTTCGGCCCAAGCCGCACGCGAAGTTGTAGCGCGGCGGCTTCGTGACCTCCGCAAGAGCGCCGGGCTGACGGTCGTCGAACTGGCCGACCGGTGCGCCTGGCACCACTCCAAGACCTCCCGCATCGAGAACGCCCAGACCGGTCCGTCCGCGAAGGACATCCGCGCATGGACTAGCGCCTGCGCGGTGACCGATCAGGCGGAAGATCTCATCGCCCAGTCCCTGCACGCCGAGTCGATGTACACGGAATGGCGGCACCAGGTCCGCCGGGGGATGAAGCAACTACAGGACAGTGCGGTGCGGCTCTTCCACAACACCGAGCTGTTCCGCATCTACTCCTCGACGATGGTCCCGGGGCTGCTGCAGACCGAGGGGTACGCGGCCGCACTGCTGAGCAACATCGCGGACTTTCGCGGCATCCCGTTCAACGATGGCGCCGAGGCCGCAGCCGCGCGCGTCGAGCGGTCCCGCATCGTCCATGAGCGAGGCCATCGGTTTGTGATGCTCATGGAGGAGGCGGTCCTGTACGCCCAACTAGGAGATGAGGACGCGATGGCGGCACAGCTCGGCCATCTGCTCACCGTCGGCGCCCTGCCCCAGGTTTCGCTGGGCATCATCCCCAAGGCCACACGTGAGCGACGGCAGTGGCCGGTCGAGACCTTCCACGTTTATGACGACACCCTCGTGTCGGTGGAGTTCGTCTCGGCGGAGGTCAACATCACCCAGCCCTCCGAGATCGCCTTGTACCTGGAAGTATTCGAGCGGCTGCGCAGCATGGCCGTATACGGGGCCGGGGCGCGGGCGTTGATCCTGAAGGCCATCGAGGCCCTGCACTGA
- a CDS encoding VOC family protein produces the protein MPLQMRLRAITLDCLDPLALATFYQQATGLEPHPKSNADFAGLTCEDGLFIGFQRVDDYRAPCWPEQSVPQQFHLDFAVDDLDEAEARLLELGASKPDHQPNDRWRVLTDPAGHPFCLVRA, from the coding sequence ATGCCCCTACAGATGCGGTTGCGCGCGATAACGCTCGATTGCCTTGATCCGCTGGCTTTGGCGACGTTCTACCAGCAAGCCACGGGCCTCGAACCGCACCCGAAATCCAATGCCGACTTCGCCGGTCTCACCTGTGAGGACGGCCTCTTCATCGGCTTCCAACGGGTCGACGACTATCGCGCTCCCTGCTGGCCCGAACAGAGCGTTCCCCAGCAGTTCCACCTTGACTTCGCCGTTGATGACCTGGACGAAGCCGAGGCGCGACTGCTGGAGCTGGGCGCGAGCAAACCGGATCACCAGCCAAATGACAGGTGGCGGGTCCTCACGGACCCGGCTGGACACCCCTTCTGCCTGGTCAGAGCCTGA
- a CDS encoding SDR family NAD(P)-dependent oxidoreductase: MDNTQTTAPSTPADPGLLTGKVAFISGAGRGIGAAAARLFAREGARVLLAARTESQLEAVTEQIRAAGGTAEYTVCDLADPTSVRAAVDRTVELYGRLDAAFNNGAIGTRRIGPMDQVREADFDQQYGVNLKGVWLALAAQVAAIRATAGTGSIVNTSSVGGWRGNPVLPAYSAMKRGVHSLTESAAVAYGPEGIRVNAIAPGTTLTEMMRGWEAESPGVIDQLNARTPLRRAAEPEEVAEAAAWLLSDRACYVTGVVLPVDGGMRVS, from the coding sequence ATGGACAACACACAGACCACCGCCCCCTCCACCCCCGCCGACCCGGGCCTGCTGACCGGCAAGGTCGCCTTCATCAGCGGAGCCGGCCGCGGCATAGGCGCCGCCGCGGCGCGGCTGTTCGCCCGGGAAGGCGCCCGGGTCCTGCTCGCGGCCCGCACGGAGAGCCAGCTCGAAGCGGTGACCGAACAGATCCGGGCGGCGGGCGGCACCGCGGAGTACACGGTGTGCGACCTGGCGGACCCGACAAGCGTGCGCGCCGCCGTCGACCGCACCGTGGAGCTGTACGGCCGACTCGACGCCGCCTTCAACAACGGGGCGATCGGCACGCGGCGGATCGGCCCGATGGACCAGGTGCGGGAGGCGGACTTCGACCAGCAGTACGGCGTCAACCTCAAGGGCGTCTGGCTGGCCCTGGCCGCCCAGGTCGCCGCGATCAGGGCGACCGCCGGCACGGGCTCAATCGTCAACACCTCGTCCGTCGGCGGCTGGCGGGGCAACCCCGTACTGCCCGCCTACAGCGCGATGAAGCGAGGTGTCCACAGCCTCACCGAGTCGGCCGCCGTCGCCTACGGCCCGGAAGGCATCCGCGTCAACGCCATCGCCCCCGGCACCACGCTGACCGAGATGATGCGCGGCTGGGAAGCGGAATCGCCGGGCGTCATCGACCAGCTCAACGCCCGCACCCCACTGCGCCGCGCCGCCGAACCCGAGGAGGTCGCCGAGGCCGCCGCCTGGCTGCTGAGCGACCGCGCCTGCTACGTCACCGGAGTGGTCCTCCCCGTCGACGGCGGCATGCGCGTCTCGTGA
- a CDS encoding helix-turn-helix transcriptional regulator: MDRRELAGFLRSRRERITPADVGLPAGPRRRTPGLRREEVAQLAYISTEYYTRLEQARGPRPSREVLAGLTRALRLSDAERAHLHYLAGALPAPPSGPSREVRPSILDLLRRLPHAAVLVLSAAYEVIAHNDLAAALLEDFSALPRRERNFLRRTFLDPRVGERQWYSRSGMDVFGRTAARHLRAATARYPDDPEVATLVNDLLTGSAEFARLWSAYEMSVEPAPHKTFRHPLIGPITLNCDVLDITDRDQRVVIYTADPGSPAEEALRLLSVIGTQRMDVPG, translated from the coding sequence ATGGACAGACGTGAGCTGGCCGGTTTCCTGCGCAGCAGGCGCGAGCGGATCACCCCTGCCGATGTGGGGCTGCCCGCCGGGCCGAGGCGTCGTACCCCGGGGCTGCGGCGCGAGGAGGTGGCGCAGCTGGCGTACATCTCGACCGAGTACTACACGAGGCTGGAGCAGGCCCGTGGCCCGCGGCCCTCGCGCGAGGTGCTGGCCGGTCTGACCCGTGCCCTGCGCCTGTCGGACGCCGAGCGCGCCCACCTGCACTACCTAGCCGGCGCCCTGCCCGCCCCGCCGTCAGGGCCCTCCCGCGAGGTGCGCCCCAGCATTCTGGACCTGCTGCGGCGGCTGCCGCACGCCGCGGTACTCGTACTGTCCGCGGCCTATGAGGTGATCGCCCACAACGACCTGGCGGCCGCCCTCCTGGAGGACTTCTCCGCCCTGCCCCGGCGCGAGCGCAACTTCCTGCGCCGTACCTTCCTCGATCCGCGAGTGGGGGAGCGGCAGTGGTACAGCCGGTCCGGTATGGACGTTTTCGGCCGTACCGCGGCCCGGCACCTGCGGGCCGCCACCGCCCGCTACCCCGACGACCCCGAAGTGGCCACGCTGGTGAATGACCTGCTCACCGGCAGCGCGGAGTTCGCCCGGCTGTGGTCCGCCTACGAGATGTCGGTCGAACCCGCCCCGCACAAGACCTTCCGGCACCCCCTGATCGGTCCCATCACGCTCAACTGCGATGTCCTGGACATCACCGACCGGGACCAGCGAGTCGTGATCTACACGGCCGACCCCGGCTCCCCGGCGGAGGAGGCTCTGCGGCTGCTGTCGGTGATCGGCACACAGCGCATGGACGTACCCGGCTGA
- a CDS encoding BTAD domain-containing putative transcriptional regulator, protein MQIGMLGPLEVRTDDGRSADVPGARLRGLLVALALRPGQVVPKASLVDWIWGEQPPADAANALQRLVSRLRKVLPGGAIEGQPDGYRLMVEPDAVDAVRFERLVGAGQARAGDGARRVRLLREGLGLWRGAAMQDVGLRDSAAFDAAVVRLEGLRLTATEERVEAEVTLGRGADLVAELTDLVAAHPVRERLVGALMRALVAAGRDSEALQVYQRAREALADALGVDPSPELAALHIALLRGELGRGEPGRGEPGRGEANRKSNLRAELTSFVGRDADVAAVRGLIAEHRLTTVIGPGGAGKTRLATETARTLLGELPDGAWLVELAAVGADGDVAQPALAGLGLRDALLGAAPNAELTDRLIAAVREREALLILDNCEHVIESAAVFAHRVLGECRRLRILATSREPLGITGEALWPVEPLALPEGDAGPGEIGSSPAVQLLRDRAGAVRRGLAADAHTLATMVRVCRALDGMPLAIELAAARLRTMSIDQLAHRLDDRFRLLTSGSRTALPRHKTLRAVVDWSWELLTEAERMVLRRLSVFSGGASLEAAERVCAGGGVEQERVLELLTALTEKSLLVAEGGGAPRYRMIGTIREYAGHRLAEAGESDLARQAHLAHFTELTETAEPWLRRAEQVEWLAVLEAEHDNIGAAMRGALAAGEARAAMRLAAGAGWYWWLGGRRTEGLELITAATRTPGEVPDDVRALVYALIVHFVTSGRSDERQAAEWIHEAHRLSAHGHCHPGVKFIAVLERMLHTPEAALTAFAPLLDDDDPWVRALARWHMGKMRIMFGQAGQAGRDGQAGRDGQDGDGQDGRGGQDGQDGPTAEAHLEAALAEFRALGERYGISLALTELANLLAVRGDFAGACERYEQAIAVVSEVGATEDVIRMRSRQAQLYWLLGDKDAGAAAMAEARRCAERVTWPDALAELAFSRAELARWDGDAEEAHRQLGLATAMLGDEAERADIRAVTHDLLGYLADDLGEVRAHRAAACEAASEVGHALLIAHVLVGVADLALRRDEHEQAARLLAASAVVRGLRDRAHPDLARIERAARCRLGEARFAEATRDGTRTSWSRLVEVTLAS, encoded by the coding sequence GTGCAGATCGGGATGCTGGGGCCACTCGAGGTTCGCACGGACGACGGCCGCTCGGCCGACGTGCCGGGGGCGCGGCTGCGCGGACTGCTGGTCGCCCTTGCGCTCAGGCCGGGACAGGTGGTTCCGAAGGCGTCGCTGGTCGACTGGATCTGGGGTGAGCAGCCGCCCGCCGATGCGGCGAATGCCCTGCAGCGCTTGGTCTCCCGGCTGCGGAAGGTGCTGCCGGGCGGGGCGATCGAGGGGCAGCCGGACGGCTATCGGCTGATGGTGGAGCCCGATGCCGTGGATGCCGTGCGGTTCGAACGGCTCGTCGGCGCGGGTCAGGCCCGCGCCGGGGACGGGGCCCGGCGGGTGCGGCTGTTGCGCGAGGGCCTCGGCCTGTGGCGCGGTGCGGCCATGCAGGACGTCGGGCTGCGGGACAGCGCCGCGTTCGACGCCGCGGTCGTACGGCTCGAAGGGCTGCGGCTGACCGCCACGGAGGAGCGGGTCGAGGCGGAAGTCACCCTCGGGCGGGGTGCGGACCTGGTGGCGGAGCTGACCGACCTGGTGGCCGCGCACCCGGTGCGGGAACGGCTCGTCGGCGCGCTGATGCGGGCCCTCGTCGCGGCCGGTCGGGACAGCGAGGCGCTGCAGGTGTACCAGCGCGCGCGGGAGGCGCTGGCCGACGCGCTGGGCGTCGATCCCTCGCCGGAGCTGGCCGCGTTGCACATCGCGCTGTTGCGGGGCGAGCTGGGGCGGGGCGAGCCGGGACGGGGCGAGCCGGGGCGGGGGGAAGCGAACCGTAAGAGCAACCTGCGCGCCGAGCTGACCAGTTTCGTCGGCAGGGACGCCGATGTCGCCGCGGTCCGCGGGCTGATCGCCGAGCACCGCCTCACCACCGTGATCGGGCCGGGCGGCGCGGGAAAGACCCGGCTGGCCACGGAGACCGCGCGCACGCTGCTCGGCGAACTGCCGGACGGCGCCTGGCTGGTGGAGCTCGCCGCCGTTGGCGCGGACGGCGATGTGGCGCAGCCCGCGCTCGCCGGGCTCGGCCTCCGGGACGCCCTGCTCGGCGCGGCCCCGAACGCGGAGCTGACCGACCGGCTCATCGCCGCGGTCCGCGAACGGGAGGCGCTGCTGATCCTGGACAACTGCGAGCATGTGATCGAGTCCGCGGCGGTATTCGCCCACCGGGTGCTCGGGGAGTGCCGACGGCTGCGGATCCTGGCGACGAGCCGGGAACCGCTCGGCATCACCGGGGAGGCGCTGTGGCCGGTCGAGCCGCTGGCCCTGCCGGAGGGGGACGCGGGCCCGGGCGAGATCGGCTCCTCACCCGCCGTCCAGCTGCTGCGGGACCGGGCCGGGGCGGTACGCCGTGGCCTCGCGGCCGACGCCCACACGCTGGCGACGATGGTGCGCGTCTGCCGGGCGCTGGACGGGATGCCGCTGGCGATCGAACTGGCCGCGGCCCGGTTGCGGACCATGTCCATCGACCAGCTCGCCCACCGGCTCGACGACCGGTTCCGCCTGCTGACCAGCGGCAGCCGCACCGCGTTGCCGCGGCACAAAACGCTGCGCGCGGTCGTCGACTGGAGCTGGGAGCTGCTCACCGAGGCCGAACGGATGGTGTTGCGGAGACTCTCGGTGTTCTCGGGCGGGGCGAGCCTGGAGGCCGCAGAACGGGTCTGCGCGGGCGGCGGAGTCGAGCAGGAGCGGGTGCTGGAGCTGCTCACCGCGCTGACCGAGAAGTCGCTGCTGGTCGCCGAGGGCGGTGGCGCCCCGCGCTACCGCATGATCGGCACGATCAGGGAGTACGCCGGACACCGGCTCGCGGAGGCGGGGGAGTCGGACCTGGCGCGCCAGGCGCATCTCGCCCACTTCACCGAGCTCACCGAGACCGCGGAGCCGTGGCTGCGCCGCGCCGAGCAGGTGGAGTGGCTGGCCGTGCTCGAGGCCGAGCACGACAACATCGGTGCGGCGATGCGCGGCGCGCTCGCGGCGGGCGAGGCGCGGGCGGCGATGCGGCTCGCGGCGGGCGCGGGCTGGTACTGGTGGCTCGGCGGGCGCAGGACCGAGGGCCTGGAACTGATCACCGCGGCCACCAGGACGCCAGGGGAAGTACCCGATGACGTACGGGCCTTGGTGTACGCGCTGATCGTGCACTTCGTGACCTCCGGGCGGAGCGATGAGCGCCAGGCCGCGGAGTGGATCCACGAGGCGCACCGGCTCAGCGCGCACGGCCACTGCCACCCGGGGGTGAAGTTCATCGCGGTCCTGGAACGCATGCTGCACACGCCCGAAGCGGCCCTGACCGCGTTCGCACCGCTGCTGGACGACGATGACCCCTGGGTGCGCGCGCTGGCCCGGTGGCATATGGGCAAGATGCGGATCATGTTCGGGCAGGCCGGGCAGGCCGGGCGGGACGGGCAGGCCGGGCGGGACGGGCAGGACGGGGACGGGCAGGACGGTCGGGGTGGCCAGGACGGGCAGGACGGCCCGACCGCTGAGGCCCACCTGGAGGCGGCGCTCGCCGAGTTCCGGGCGCTCGGCGAGCGGTACGGGATCTCGCTCGCCCTGACCGAGCTGGCCAACCTGCTCGCCGTACGCGGCGACTTCGCCGGTGCGTGCGAACGCTACGAGCAGGCGATCGCGGTCGTCAGCGAGGTCGGTGCCACCGAGGACGTCATCCGGATGCGGTCGCGGCAGGCGCAGCTGTACTGGCTGCTGGGCGACAAGGACGCCGGCGCGGCCGCCATGGCCGAGGCGCGGCGGTGCGCGGAGCGGGTCACCTGGCCGGACGCGCTGGCCGAACTGGCCTTCTCGCGGGCGGAACTCGCCCGGTGGGACGGCGACGCCGAGGAGGCGCACCGCCAACTCGGCCTCGCGACGGCCATGCTGGGCGACGAGGCGGAGCGGGCGGACATCCGCGCGGTGACACACGATCTGCTCGGCTACCTCGCCGATGACCTCGGCGAGGTCCGGGCGCACCGCGCGGCGGCCTGCGAGGCGGCGTCCGAGGTGGGACACGCGCTGCTGATCGCGCATGTGCTGGTCGGGGTCGCGGACCTGGCACTGCGCCGCGACGAGCACGAGCAGGCCGCGCGGCTGCTCGCGGCGAGCGCGGTCGTACGCGGGCTGCGGGACCGCGCCCACCCGGACCTGGCCCGGATCGAGCGGGCCGCGCGGTGCCGCCTCGGCGAGGCGAGGTTCGCCGAGGCGACTCGGGACGGGACGCGCACCAGCTGGTCCCGGCTGGTCGAGGTCACGCTCGCTTCCTGA
- a CDS encoding ABC transporter permease, which produces MSTVSTSFGDAAIMLRRNFKHTVRNPVTVFQAVLFPVVMMLMFVYVFGGAFKVTGEYIDYAVPGLTVMAITYGLGPTAAAVNGDMTKGINNRFKAMDVSHGAVLAGYVVSTTVRSLIADAVIIGVGFAMGFRPHASLLQWLAVIGLMLLLAFATSWLTVAMGLAAKTVESAGMATVPLIMLPFLSSAFVPADTMGTGVRQFAEYQPFTPIIETLRGLLSGGHPSTGDAIAAVAWSVGFTLVGYVWAIATFRKRA; this is translated from the coding sequence ATGAGCACTGTCTCGACGTCGTTCGGCGACGCGGCGATCATGCTGCGTCGCAACTTCAAGCACACGGTCAGGAATCCGGTCACGGTCTTCCAGGCGGTCCTGTTTCCCGTCGTGATGATGCTGATGTTCGTCTACGTCTTCGGCGGCGCCTTCAAGGTCACCGGCGAGTACATCGACTACGCGGTGCCGGGCCTGACCGTCATGGCCATCACCTACGGGCTGGGCCCGACCGCGGCGGCCGTGAACGGCGACATGACGAAGGGCATCAACAACCGGTTCAAGGCCATGGACGTCTCCCACGGCGCCGTGCTGGCCGGTTATGTCGTCTCCACCACGGTGCGCAGTCTGATCGCCGACGCGGTCATCATCGGCGTCGGCTTCGCGATGGGCTTCCGTCCGCATGCGAGCCTCCTCCAGTGGCTCGCCGTGATCGGCCTCATGCTGTTGCTCGCCTTCGCGACCAGCTGGCTCACGGTCGCCATGGGCCTGGCCGCGAAGACCGTGGAGTCGGCGGGCATGGCCACCGTGCCGCTGATCATGCTGCCGTTCCTGAGCAGCGCGTTCGTGCCCGCGGACACGATGGGGACCGGTGTGCGGCAGTTCGCGGAGTACCAGCCGTTCACCCCGATCATCGAGACGCTGCGCGGGCTGCTGTCGGGCGGCCACCCGTCGACCGGCGACGCGATCGCGGCCGTCGCCTGGTCCGTCGGGTTCACGCTCGTCGGGTACGTATGGGCGATCGCCACGTTCAGGAAGCGAGCGTGA
- a CDS encoding ATP-binding cassette domain-containing protein, giving the protein MKSSAIAVSGLRKTYGDKVVLDGIDFEVAAGSVFSMLGPNGAGKTTTVNVLTTLMKADAGTVRVAGHDVVTGIKEVRAVIGVTGQFAAVDELLSGRENLRLMADLKRVRSGGQVVGRLLERFDLVESADKMAATYSGGMRRKLDLAMTLVGNPRIIFLDEPTTGLDPRSRRAMWGIVRELVADGTTIFLTTQYLDEADQLADRIAVLDQGRLVAQGTSEELKRQVPGTHVRLRFAGLRELDAAAGALPGSTRDDQELTLRVPGNGDSKSLRGLLDKLDEHTITAEEFSVHTPDLDDVFFALTGHATQAADTTHDTHATNTTHATTEAIAE; this is encoded by the coding sequence ATGAAGAGTTCGGCGATCGCAGTTTCCGGGCTGCGCAAGACATATGGCGACAAAGTCGTGCTCGACGGCATCGACTTCGAGGTCGCCGCGGGATCGGTCTTCTCCATGCTCGGCCCGAACGGGGCGGGCAAGACGACGACCGTGAACGTCCTGACGACGTTGATGAAGGCCGACGCCGGGACCGTACGGGTCGCCGGGCACGACGTGGTGACCGGGATCAAGGAGGTGCGCGCGGTCATCGGCGTGACCGGTCAGTTCGCCGCGGTGGACGAGTTGCTGTCGGGCCGGGAGAACCTGCGACTGATGGCGGACCTGAAGCGCGTGCGCTCCGGCGGCCAGGTGGTCGGGCGGCTGCTGGAGCGGTTCGACCTGGTGGAGTCGGCCGACAAGATGGCGGCGACCTACTCCGGCGGTATGCGCCGGAAGCTGGACCTGGCGATGACGCTGGTCGGCAATCCGCGGATCATCTTCCTGGACGAGCCGACGACCGGCCTCGACCCGCGCAGCAGGCGCGCGATGTGGGGGATCGTCCGCGAGTTGGTGGCCGACGGCACCACCATCTTCCTCACCACCCAGTACCTCGACGAAGCCGACCAGCTCGCCGACCGGATCGCGGTGCTCGACCAGGGCCGCCTGGTCGCCCAGGGGACCTCCGAGGAACTCAAGCGCCAGGTCCCCGGCACCCATGTCCGGCTCCGGTTCGCCGGTCTCCGCGAACTCGACGCGGCGGCGGGGGCCCTGCCCGGGTCCACGCGGGACGACCAGGAGCTGACCCTGCGCGTGCCCGGCAACGGTGACTCGAAGTCGCTGCGGGGCCTGCTGGACAAGCTCGACGAGCACACGATCACCGCGGAAGAGTTCTCGGTGCACACACCGGACCTCGATGACGTCTTCTTCGCCCTGACCGGTCACGCCACACAGGCCGCGGACACCACACACGACACACACGCCACAAACACCACACACGCCACCACGGAGGCGATCGCGGAATGA
- a CDS encoding pyridoxamine 5'-phosphate oxidase family protein, with protein MSTDASSLTAQDVEFLRRPLHGFLSVAEGPIPPQPRPVWFEATAEGTIQLFTAPDSVKVRRLRRDPRASIVVAAPVGERERWLSVAGRTTVESDGAHELCARLAARYWDLDDPARANDLAEILATEQIRLVIHPETVSRFAY; from the coding sequence ATGAGTACCGACGCCAGCTCGCTGACCGCCCAGGACGTCGAGTTCCTCCGCCGCCCCCTGCACGGGTTCCTGTCCGTGGCCGAGGGGCCGATCCCGCCACAGCCCCGGCCGGTGTGGTTCGAGGCCACTGCCGAGGGGACGATCCAGCTGTTCACGGCCCCGGACTCGGTCAAGGTGCGGCGCCTGCGCCGCGACCCCCGCGCCTCGATCGTCGTCGCCGCCCCCGTGGGCGAACGCGAGCGCTGGCTGTCGGTCGCCGGCCGCACCACGGTGGAGTCCGACGGAGCCCATGAGCTGTGCGCCCGTCTGGCCGCTCGCTACTGGGATCTCGACGACCCGGCCCGTGCGAATGACCTCGCCGAGATCCTGGCCACGGAGCAGATTCGGCTCGTCATCCACCCGGAGACCGTGAGCCGCTTCGCGTATTGA
- a CDS encoding NAD(P)H-binding protein, whose translation MSNDTTLVLGATGKTGRRVAARLRLGGGAPVRTASRSSRIRFDWSDPGGWDAALRDIAVVYVVPPRVPGPVHEFVARAEAAGVRRLVLLSGRGADTWGDCTFGLDMRSAEDAVRGSALEWTVLRSSNFAQNFDEDVFHAPLVAGELALPAGAVPEPFIDVEDVADAAAAVLTEPGRHAGRVYELTGPRALTFGEAVELISRASGRPLVYRQVSPAEYAAALVEEGLSEDDAHHVAEMFVLMERGLLAGTTDDLATVLGRSPRSFEDYVVRAAAAGAWGDPTAVDRAA comes from the coding sequence ATGAGCAACGACACCACTCTCGTCCTCGGCGCGACCGGCAAGACCGGCCGGCGGGTCGCCGCCCGGTTGCGGCTTGGCGGCGGCGCGCCGGTGCGTACCGCCTCCCGGTCGAGCCGGATCCGGTTCGACTGGTCCGACCCCGGCGGCTGGGACGCGGCCCTGCGGGACATCGCCGTCGTCTACGTGGTGCCCCCGCGCGTACCGGGCCCGGTGCACGAGTTCGTGGCCCGGGCCGAGGCCGCCGGGGTGCGGCGGCTGGTCCTGCTCTCCGGGCGCGGCGCCGACACCTGGGGCGACTGCACGTTCGGACTGGACATGCGCTCGGCCGAGGACGCCGTGCGCGGTTCGGCGCTGGAGTGGACCGTCCTGCGGTCGTCGAACTTCGCCCAGAACTTCGACGAGGACGTCTTCCACGCCCCGCTGGTCGCCGGGGAGCTGGCGCTTCCGGCCGGCGCGGTACCCGAGCCGTTCATCGACGTCGAGGACGTCGCCGACGCCGCGGCCGCGGTGCTGACCGAGCCCGGTCGGCACGCCGGACGGGTCTACGAGCTGACCGGACCGCGTGCGCTCACCTTCGGTGAGGCCGTCGAGCTGATCTCCCGGGCGTCCGGGCGGCCCCTCGTCTACCGGCAGGTCTCCCCGGCCGAGTACGCCGCGGCGCTGGTCGAGGAGGGGTTGAGCGAGGACGACGCCCACCACGTAGCCGAGATGTTCGTACTGATGGAACGCGGGCTGCTCGCCGGGACGACGGACGACCTCGCCACCGTGCTGGGACGGTCGCCCCGGTCCTTCGAGGACTACGTCGTACGGGCCGCGGCGGCGGGGGCCTGGGGCGACCCGACAGCGGTTGACCGAGCCGCTTGA
- a CDS encoding AraC family transcriptional regulator, whose translation MDAFSDLIRGVRAHGSLFGSSTLSPPWALHFVDGAPLTLCTVLTGSGWIVPEHRPPEPLRARETIVVRGPGTFTFVDEVGTRAEPIACGEHCATPEQGGTRHRRGWHDGGGDAGDDGGGDAGDDCGGGAGDGRRDGATTLIVGAYPVRGEISRRLLDALPVVLRVDAGGTADPVLDHLAAEVAVDTPGQQVVLDRLLDWMLVCTLREWFDRPGGEPPAWWAAQRDPVVGHALRLLHAEPAAPWTVAALAERTGVSRSTLAKRFADLVGEPPLTYLTRWRMTLAADLLVEREAATVADIARTVGYSDPFGFSAAFKRVRGVNPSDFRHTATAP comes from the coding sequence GTGGACGCGTTCAGTGACCTGATCCGCGGGGTGCGAGCCCACGGCTCGTTGTTCGGCAGTTCCACCCTGTCCCCGCCCTGGGCACTCCACTTCGTGGACGGCGCGCCGCTGACCCTGTGCACCGTCCTCACCGGATCGGGCTGGATCGTGCCGGAGCACCGTCCGCCCGAGCCGCTCCGCGCCCGCGAGACGATCGTCGTACGCGGCCCCGGGACGTTCACCTTCGTCGACGAGGTCGGCACCCGGGCCGAACCGATCGCGTGCGGCGAGCACTGCGCGACGCCCGAGCAGGGCGGGACCAGGCACCGGCGTGGCTGGCACGACGGCGGCGGGGACGCCGGTGACGACGGTGGCGGGGACGCCGGTGACGATTGTGGCGGGGGCGCCGGTGACGGACGCCGCGACGGGGCGACGACCCTGATCGTCGGCGCCTACCCCGTGCGCGGCGAGATCAGCCGCCGGCTGCTGGACGCGCTGCCCGTCGTGCTGCGCGTGGACGCCGGGGGCACGGCCGACCCCGTGCTGGACCACCTCGCCGCCGAGGTGGCCGTCGACACGCCGGGCCAGCAGGTCGTCCTCGACCGGCTGCTGGACTGGATGCTGGTCTGCACGCTGCGCGAGTGGTTCGACCGGCCCGGTGGCGAGCCCCCGGCCTGGTGGGCCGCCCAGCGGGACCCGGTGGTCGGCCACGCGCTGCGCCTGCTGCACGCCGAACCGGCGGCACCCTGGACGGTCGCCGCGCTGGCCGAGCGCACCGGGGTGTCGCGTTCGACGCTGGCCAAGCGGTTCGCCGACCTGGTCGGCGAACCCCCGCTGACCTACCTCACCCGGTGGCGCATGACGCTCGCGGCGGACCTCCTGGTCGAGCGGGAGGCCGCGACCGTCGCGGACATCGCCCGCACCGTGGGCTACTCCGACCCGTTCGGCTTCAGCGCGGCGTTCAAACGGGTCCGAGGCGTCAACCCGAGCGACTTCCGCCACACCGCGACCGCCCCCTGA